Within the Setaria viridis chromosome 3, Setaria_viridis_v4.0, whole genome shotgun sequence genome, the region TTGACGAGGACCCTGTTGTAGAGCTACTCCAAGCCGGAGCAGAGCTCGTTGCTGATCCCGCCGAAGGCCCTCAAGCTAACTTagcgtgtgaaggcaagccccggagcataacccagtttttctaaacttgtgcatgccttctgttattaatgtttgtgcatttacatttacaggagttgtttgaaaactctagttgcatgatcctaggttcctttgttctgaatactagtatgacagGATCTCAAGTAGCTGCTTtacttaaataggactcggttaaagtcgagtgatttcctgtcactcacgagttataggagttgcttgctttctttttgcaacaactataaggacgatggacggggcagggccttgtgaattattttggtggtcggtagattgccccgtctgtctaaatgaatttgactaaggtcgagatgtgctagtgtttgtgatcaagtgtttgaacagtactaatctcatacctagtatgggatggggaagcctagtacctgattgaaccggcaagtggcttatacccctgctgtccttggaacgtggttcccatggtgcaccatgtgggtgcaagtgcggtcacagtataGTAGAgactgggactgtggagcattgcatgccagaggcggtttggacctgacacgcgcctgggaattgatggggacggtggACAAGTGAAGCTATCCTTTGTGGTgagcggatgtcgtgggattatttccaccatgcatggttaaaactcggatcgattcgtctgcctctcacagcttgagactacttgatcactatgctacactgagtaagaagaggacatGTTGATGATGTTAATGCTGTTGTTTTCTATTAATTGTTTGTATAACCATGCTTGTTCAGTATGAATTGCAAAGGTAGAATGGTTAATGAACTAGAACtcatggctaaaatgttgaaagtaaggatccaccactagtcacttttggcaaaacaacccctctggccaaacagcctgcatgtctaggtgttggtggattagtaccaccgatgggtaagtcttgttgagcgtagtcgctcagccttgttgtgacGTATCTTTTCAGGTTTTGTTGTGGAAGAAGGTACCGCTTGGCCCTCCCAGCTCCCTTCGGgatggaccgtcgagtgggctccctcctcggacggcgaggattgAGGTTACTGATGTCGTGACCGGCTTCGTCACGGTGTCGGGCGTCGACGTTTAGTTACcgttgtttatttccgctgctgaACACTTTGCAAACTTGTGTTGAATTTCGAACCCTTTTGTTGTAATAAACTTATGCACTTGTTAAAAGaatggattgttgtaatctctgcaaCCGCTCACTCTTGGGTGAGTCCGGTTTCGCGATCCTGTAGTGTGGTTTCATCGGAAAGAATCCGATGGACGACCAAATTGGCTTGATTAAGGTGCACGATCGCATGTCAAGCAACTTAAGTATGCTTTAGccgagttaatttgggcggttctgccacaaaTACACTACTTTTCCTTTCCTGGAGCGAGCAAGTTCCCAGTGATAAGCAGATCCAGAGTCCTTCTTAACAAAGGAGAAAGCCCGAGCTAAACCAGAATCATTGTGGAAAAAGAAACCCAGGTTGAAATCATCACAAGAGAAACACTTGAGATCAAGGCAAAGGAAACCCACATGTCTAGAGAACAAAGAAAACCTGAAGACCTGTTGAGCAATCTGCGAAACTAGAAACCTAGATGTGTCTCCACCAAGAACAGCATTGAGCATTGAGGCAGAGGCCAACAGAGGCAGGTGAAAGCTTAAAGTTGTTTCTACTAAAAGCAACCACCATGGAAAAGCTTGGACTTTCCAAGGATGGAGAAGAAACGACTTGACAACTGAGCAAATCCTTCACCTTGGCCACGAAGGCAAGGCCATGGCTGTGAACAAGTTGGAAGCAACCCATGAGGCCTTACCTTGGGGAGAGCAAAGGAGCAGCTGGTGAAGAAGGTTAGGGGGAAGAGAGCGAAGCGGGATGTGGACATCGGGACCGGAGTGATCACCAGCGGGAAGGCTCTGACGCTTAGGTGGACATCGAGGCTGGGGTGGCCACCGGTGAGGGTGGGGCGGAGCTCACCATTCTCCCTCCGCCCAAAAATGTCATCACATGGTGACCAACTTGGAATAGCTGATTTGGTTATCCATTTTAATTTGCTGTTGACCCGTTGTGCTCCCGTTGGAGCTTCCTTCGGTTGCCTTTCAGTCTGGCTAAAGTTTTATTCCTAGTGCAATTATCCATTATGTTTGTGCTTTGGAGAATTTGGCCGTCAATATCAGTAGCATGGTTCATCCTGAGTGATGTTGTTACCATGACATGTTGTTCATATTTATTTTTAgagataaaataaaaataagttaTCATGGCCTGCCCATCGTCATAGCTAAACACCTGCTGCATTAGAGATTATTTACTTATTATGATGCAGATTTCATCGTTATTGCCACTGATGACAAagcttctttttctttgttatGCTGCAGATTTCATTGAGCTGGACACATAGCCTTTTGATGCAAGTTAAATTTTCTCGGCAACTATTGGTAGTAGCTAAACCATGTGTGCATTCGTTTCCCCAGCAGTGGACCAGATCATGAGTTGTGCTCTCTGTTGGGTCCCTGCTATGCAAAATGTTGAATTGAATTGGGAAACATATGATGTAACAGTTCCTTGGCTAAATTATGAAGATAGATAAATTCTGTTTATCCATTCTGAGTGTTTCTAGCGTTTTTGTTAAGATAAATTACTACTATCTGTCTATCTCAGATTAAATTAAATCATAATGTTCTGCCAGGGCTTGATAATGTTTCAGACGTGATATTCAATATGTATTCATTCTCACCTTTCATGTGTAGCCAAATCAAGTGTAGTAGTAACAAAAGTAAGGCTAACAGGCCCTAAACATCCGACCAGGCAGGACGACCAGCAGAACAACATGCGAGAGAATTAGAGGCCCACCCGTGAAACCAGCCCAACCCAACATAGTGGTCAACCCGCGTAGCAGCCCGTGTAAAGCCAACCCGCCCTGGACCAAAACATTTGCCTTGGGCTGGTCTGGAAACAAACCGGAAATCGGAAAAACCAGCCCATGAACAGGGCTACTCCAAGTTACATAAAATATCAATGCTTGGCCCGAGCAATTTGCAAAGCAAAGGAGACTCGAAAAAAGCCACTAAAATTGCACTTCAGGGCTAGGGTTGCCATGCTAGCCTgaacaagaaataaaaaaaattactccaTTGAGTTGTTACGATCATCTAGCTATTCTAAATTAAACTACATAGTGTCAAGCACaattaataaaataataaatttgGAAGTAAAATTCAAGTCAATTAATTAGTAGTGTGATTTGAGGACAAATTAAGAAGTGCAATACCTAAATAAAAAGTCCGTGAAGAACTTAGAattaaaattatgaaaaattagTAGTTCAATTTCAAATGTTTAACTATGTTGAGATAAATAAACATAAAAAGAAGGTAAACTTTATTTAATCAAATAAATATGGTCAAAATTGTATCGAGAAGCCTGTAAAAATTCATAATCGATGCATACACTTTTATAGCGGGGAAGTACAATCGACTCCATCCGTCGGGAAGCTACCAACTCCTTCCCCAACTTTCCTTCAATTCCCTCGGCTGCCCGACTCCCCAACTACCCCCAAActctccctcgccgcctccctcctctctctccaccggCGACCGGCGTCGAGGCGATGGGGTGGGCGACGCGGTTCCTAGCGGCGGTGTGCTTCTTCGCCGCGGGCGTACTCTTCGTCCCCGAGGCTATCCTCGGCTccccctccggcgccggcgccgtaaCCGCCGCCAAGCTGGCCCACCTCCTCTCCTTCGCCACCTCCTGGGGCGCCGCCCTCTGGGCAACCTTCATCGGCGGCATCATCATGTTCAAGTAAGCTCCCGCCCCTAAAAATCCCACCTtttttcctcctccctcctcttcttgcCCCCCAATTTTAGGAATTGAGTAAGAATCGCtttggggtggggtgggggggggggggggatttaaGAATCGATCGATTGATTGAGCTGACGCCGTGCTGTGTGTTGTCGTGATGTTGAATCTTGGTCTTTGTAGGAACCTGCCGAGGCACATGTTCGGGAACCTGCAGAGCAAGATGTTCCCGGCATACTTCATGCTCATCTccgcctgcgccgccatctccatcgcTGCCTTCGCGTATCTCCACCCGTGGAAGACGGCGTCCACTGTGGAGCGCTACCAGCTTGGATTCCTCCTCTCTGCTCTCGGCTGCAACCTCTCCAACCTGCTCGTTTTCACCCCCATGACCATCGAGGTGGGCGcattcctcttctttttttctgttAAGAAAGAGCGATCGCCTTAGATGCTATGAGAATCTAGGATTTGTGATGGCTGTGGATTTGTTCATTAGTTAGTGGATGTAGCTCATCACTAAATATAAATGGCAGTTCTAGGAAAGTGAGTTATGCTTTGCCCGTTTTGCAGATACTTAGAGGGGTCAATCGACTAGCGCTGTGCTATAACTGTCAGTTCAATTTAACTACTTGTTATGTTGATTGATTTTGTGTTAGTTAATACCATCAGCCAAGTCGTGGAATATCGGGCTGTTGTTTGATTTGGATCTATTAGAAGGCTAATTTTGGATAGCCTTGGTTCAGTGGGCagaccttttttattttttgcgaaAAGTGGGCAGACATGTTAGATAATGCGTAGTGACCAAAACTTCTCAAAACAGAAGTTGTAATCTAGTTCTACTTGTTAATACAGCCAAAAGCTAATTTTCCACACAAATATGCCAATCGTATGGTGTTATTTCTGCAGCCTAAAACCTATATCTTCCACACGAATATGCCTTGTACAATATGGTAATTGTGGCGATGATACATATTGTTTTTACTAAAATGATTGCTCAATCATTGTGGTTGAATAACTTTCATCATTAAATGCTAAGGTGGCAATGGTGATTCTATATAGTGCAGTTAATATGTGCATATATGGGTGTGGAATTTGAATTTGCACTATTCTGAGAAGCCTAAGTAGGTGCCAAAAATATTCCTTATGATATTGTGCTAAAAATACCAAGTTTTTCATGTAATCAATAAGTTCACTTCGTGATTTATACTAGAAAACATGAGCTATGCACCTTCATAGTGTCTTGCACAACACACCGAGTGAATGCAATTAACTTGTGTAAGATAGCTCTACAGAAAAAGAACAGATGCTATGAGAATTCAGGATTTGTGATGGCTATATATGATTGCAGGAATGTATACAAGTTAGAGAATAAATCACTTTTCACTAATTATCTTAACTTCTAGGAAATTGAGTAGTACTTTATCTGCTGCCGCTGCAGTTTATTAGACAATAGAGTTAGTTGGCGGTTTTTATAATTGACAGTtgaatgcaaaatcttgatgtagtcaatgaactAATAATAAGTTGTTTTAGTCAATAAACTGTTTTAGTTATGCTCATGTTAATTTGTAGCTTTCTTATAAGCTAATACTAGTAGCCTAGTTGCTGGAAGTTGATATCAGGCTATATGACTCTTTTTATTTCTGGATTTTTTTAGTCTTAAAAAGTTATTGTTTCATCCTACTATATTATAAAGATAATTTTTGCAGTCTTGGTTGGGTTGCAGCCATATTGACTAATGTCCAGCGAGCAAATTAGCCTTCAGTTTATTGTTTTTGCCAAACAGGAATTATAGCCAAAATTTGAAGAAAAAATAGTGCAAAATCACCTGTAACAGTATGGTGGTGTTTGGTCCCAAAAGCCTGTTTTCTTTAACACATATGATTTTTGTAAGTATGATGGTTGTTGCTATGATACACCGCTTTCTCTAAAATGATCGTGGTTGAATGGCTTTAATGGTATGATAGTTCTGCGTCATCGACATAAAATTGCACAGATGGTTTGACATTGACTTCTGTTGCCACTTTGAAAAGCTTAATTAAGTTAAAGTTGCCAATCAGTTGGTACTATTTAAAGTACTGATGaaaaagtaattttttttattcaaagTATTGTGATTGTTCAAAAAATTGGGATGTTGCTGGCAAGCCAGTTCAAGGTTTCCTAGTTCCTACGAGGGGAAGGGAGCATGCAACAGTTAGCTTTTTGATGCAATATAGTACCACATGGCATGTGGTTGAACCGTTGAATGACTTTAGTCTCGGTATTTTTGTTGGGTTGAGCAGCCTGGAGTCCTGGACCCACATGGCATATTATGGAGGGTGTGGGTAATGATGTGCGGTTCCAGACTCCTCAAAGTGCTATTAAAATTTGCTCCAAAGAAAGTGTATTTCTTcaaaatcaatacaaaaaaGTGTGGGTTTAATGATATAACCAAAAGAAGTGTGTTTTTGTGAATATAAACAAAAAAGAGTAATTTTGGGATAGTTCCCTAAAGAAGTGTAGTTTTGTGATATTTACTCATTCTTTACAATCAGTATTTGGCTAAACTTGTTGATTTGTGTTCCCTCATCGGCAGTATGGTAATATGCCCAGGGAAAGGTTTCCCAGTCGTCAACCACTTACTCATATGCTCCCTCAATAGAACATGGTAACAGTCAGCTTTCTTTAATGCAGTATATTATCGAATTATGGTTTAGCATTGGATTTTGTCACCACTGTGAAAAGCCTAAACTTAGGTGCCAATATATCAGAAACATTGCATTTGTTGGTACCCTGTAATATTGTGATGAAAAGCAGTTTTATTTTCCATTGAATATTTTAAGACTCAAACTAGGATTCAAGGTAAGTTTTAGATGGCAGATTGACAGTTCAGTGTCCCATTCAACCCACAAAGGGGATGCTAGTTGGCATGTAAGGTTATGATAGTGCAGTTAACAAATTATTTTTGGATCAAAATTGGTTATTTATCGGATCTGCAAGTGATTGGGATTTTGTGTGAACCCTGTGACCTATATGAAGTTGGCAAGCAAAGGTACACTACCAGGCGAActtcttttattcttttttttaaacaatCAATTTTATTCTGACCAAATCTGTCCACGTTCTTTTCCCTCATTGATACTATGTCTCTAGGGAAAagaaattttatttttcaatttcaAAATCTATCTCAAAAAATTACCTTTCCCCTAGTATGATTATTCAAAGTTTCCCAGATATTCGCCGTATATTTGGGATGTTGCTGGCAAGCCAGTTAAAGGTTTCCTAGTTCTTACAAAGGGAAGGGAGCATGCAACAGTTAGCTTTTTGATGCAATATATCTGTATACGATATGACATTGGCACTGGCACAACACTTCTGTATTTCCCCCTAGTATGAACAAAAGTACATATGGCAAGTTGGAAAGTATTCTCAGACTATCTGGAAAATGCCCATTTCTTCACCTACATCTTCTGTTGCGCACTTGCTTGATATGGTTGATTGCTCATTtcagatgatgaagaagaggcaCAAGATCGAGCGGGACCTGAG harbors:
- the LOC117848963 gene encoding uncharacterized protein gives rise to the protein MGWATRFLAAVCFFAAGVLFVPEAILGSPSGAGAVTAAKLAHLLSFATSWGAALWATFIGGIIMFKNLPRHMFGNLQSKMFPAYFMLISACAAISIAAFAYLHPWKTASTVERYQLGFLLSALGCNLSNLLVFTPMTIEMMKKRHKIERDLSIGEEVGWSKNQQVAKSNPTLAAMNKKFGMIHGLSSLANIMSFGSLAMHSWYLASKIEL